CGTCGCCGCGCTCGCTGAGGCGCTCCTTCCGGCTCTCGTCGGTCGTGACGTACGTGAAGTAGAGGGAGTCCTCGCCGTCGAAGCCGAACGACATCGGGACCACGTACGGCTCGTGCTCCGCTGGGAGCGCGAGCACGCCGACCCCCCGATTCGTCAGGAAGTCGCGCATCTCTCCGTCGGTCATCCGGGACACGCCGAACCCCTCGAGTTCGTGGAGTGTCATCACGAGTGATACTACAGCGAGCAGGGGGATAAAACGGCTGTCGATTCCTGGCACCCGGGAAAAGTTTCGTCGCGAGTGTCGCTGTCGGGGGAGGAGCAGGCGCTGGCCGCGACGATGCCCCCGCTGGAACCGGCAATAGCGTGCTCCTCGGCGTAGTCGTCACGGCGACAGCAAGACGCCGGCGGGGACCGCGTGCCAGACGGCGGCCGCAGCTTTGACCCGGGTCGACGTCTCCGGTAGCGGCGGATTGCGGAACAGCGCCGCGTAGACGAACGCCGTCGCGACCAGCGAACCGACGAACAGTCCGGTGCGAAACTGGACCGGCGTCACTACGCCGGCGAGCGCCCCGCCTCCGAGACTCGCCGCGATGGCGGCGAGGATCCTGTCGTAGTAGGTAAGCGTCGGAACGCCGCCCATACGCCCGGTTCGCGGTCCAGCGGGAAAGCCATCCGAACGCGTTCCCGGGTCCCGGAAAGTGACAGACGATTTATAACCCTGGCGGACCATCGTCCGTACGGGACTCATGAGCCACACCATCGAAATCGACGACGACCTCAGGGAGCGCCTGGACGACCACCGCGAGGAGGGCGAATCGATCGAGGAGTTCATCGAGACGCTCGTCTCGATGTACGAGACAGAGGGAGCGTTCCTGCAGGAGGGCTACTCGGAGTAATCGGAGTCCGTACCGCCCCGTCGCGTGTCGCCGCGGGCGACGGCACAGCACGACGGCACCGCCTCGTCGGGTTCGCGGTGCGGCGTCTCGAGAGATGCCGCGCGGCGAGACGGTCGCGGTCCTACCCTGACGGCTGGTCGCTTCCGGTCTGGCCGGCGTCGGACTCCTGCCAGCCGCCCGCGTCCACGATCTCGAAGAGGTTTCCCCAGCCCTCGTCGTCGTCGCTCTCCGGCAGCTGGTCGCGGAGCTGCTGGAAGTCGGACTCGGGGACGAGGGAGTGCACGAGGTCGACGACGACTCGCGAGCGGTAGGCCGCCTCCGGTCGGTCGACGTTCTCGATCTCGCTCACGCGCTCGACGAACTCCGTCCAGTCGAATCGCTGTCCGTGCTCGCTGACCGCGCCGGTCATGTACCACTTGACCTCCATCGGCAGCGACGCGGCGAGGTCCTCCGCGTTCCCCTCGGGAATCCGCCGTCCCAGCGTCGAGAGCGTCGCGCGAGTCGCCCGCACTGCTTCGCCCGTGTTGGCCAGTTCGAGGCGGTGCTGGACCTGTCCGGTGAACTCGTCGAAGTCCATACGCAAGCAATCACTCGGCCCGTACTTTAAACTAGCTGTCACTTCTCCCGGTCCGATCTCTCGTCGACCGGCGGCTTCGAGGTCCCCGTCGCACTCCAGAGGTGTGAGCAGCACCGATTTCGACCACAGCAACGGGACCGAACGGAGTCGGGTCCGGCGGGCGGACCCGAGTGATCAGTACGACGGGCGTGCGCCTGGATGACCGACGCGAGGTGTTCGTGTTCGTTCGTGAGGAGTTCGGTGAGGTCGTCGGCGGTGATGATCCCCGCCAGCTCGTCTTCGTTCGTACAGACGGGCAACCGACGGATTCCGTGCTCGCTCATCGCCTCTGCGGCCTGGTGAACCGCCTCGGGGTCAAGCCCCGAGGCACTCGGCCTGCTCCGCCTGTAGAACCCGGCGTCGGGCCCGACCGTGTGGAGATCCGTCGACATGACGTCGCGTGCAGCGACGCCGCTGGGATCGGTCGATTCGGCCAGCACGCGCGTCGTCAGGTCCCGATCAGTGACGATGCCCACGGGGGTGTCACCGTCTGTAACGACGACGCTACCGACGTCTTCGTCGCGCATGGTTTCCGCAAGCTCGTGGACTGCAGCGTCCTGCGTTGCAGTGACGACGTCCTCCCGGGCGAGGTCCTGGATTGGCATTTGCTGTCCCTCCGCTCTAGTGTTACATCCCCAACCATTAATGGCCGCGAGCCAGTTCTCGCAGGGTGAGAACTACCCGCACATCGATGGCTGTCTGACTCGACGTCGAGCGACGGAGACCGGGCGTTCGAGTGCGGCGATCTGTGGGTATTGCGGGCGAGCGGACGCTCGACGTGACGAGAGTCTACGACTCCTCCTCGGTCACCCGTCTCGGGGAGCGCCGTCGCCGCCACCACAGTTTGTGGACCTCGATGCCGACGGCCACGGAGAGCGCGACGAGGGTCAGGAACGCCCACCTGCCCAGCGGCACCGGCGCCGTCTCGAGGACGGCCCGGGCGGGCGCCGCGTACATCGATCCCACGTGTACGAGGAACGCGGTAATCGTCCCAGCGAGGAGAATCGGGCTTCCCAGCGGCGAGAGCCGGAAGAGCGAGGTGGTCTCGGAGCGCGCGTTGCCGATGTTGACGACCTCGAACAGCACCATCAGCAGGAGGATCTGGTTGCGGGCCGCCGTCGCCGAGAGACCGGCGTCGAGCAGCCAGGCGAAGGCCCCGAACGCGAGCGGTCCCATGATCAGCGCCGCGACGACCGTCCGTTCGACCATGAGGCGATCGAAGACGCGTTCGGTCGGGGAGCGCGGCGGCCGGTCGAGCACGTCGTCTTCCGCCGGTTCGAAGGCCAGCGCGACGTCTTGGATACCGTTGGTGACGAGGTTCAGCCAGAGGATCTGGACGGGCGTCAGCGGCAGGGGCATCCCGGCGACGATGGCCAGCAGGACGAGCACAACCTCGGCCGCGCCGGTCGACACCAGGAGGTAGACGATCTTCCGCACGTTGTCGTAGGCGATCCGCCCCTGTTCGATGCCCGAGACGATCGTGGCGAAGTTGTCGTCGCTGATGACGAGTTCGGCCGCGTCGCGGGCCACGTCCGTCCCCATCTGCCCCATCGCGATGCCGACGTTGGCCTGTCGCAGCGCCGGGGCGTCGTTGACCCCGTCGCCGGTGACGGCGACGTAGTGGCCCGCGTCCCGGGCCGCTTTCACGATGTCCAGTTTCTGCTCCGGCGAGACCCGTGCGAACACGTGCGTGGTCCCGAGCAGTTCCCGGACGTCGTCAGTGGATCGGTCGGCGATTTCGACGCCGGTGACCACCTCGTCCGGCCGCTCGGCGAGCCCCAGGTCGCGGGCGATCGCCAGCGCCGTCTCGGGGTGGTCTCCGGTGATCATCGTGACGGTGATGCCCGCCCGGCGAGCCGTCGCGATCGCCGTTCGGACGCCCGACCGCAGCGGGTCGATCAGTCCCACGAACCCGAGGAACGTGAGGCCGGTCGGTTCCGGCGGCGGGGCCTCCGGGTCGAGCTCGCCGTCGAGAGTTCCCTCGGCGACGGCGAGGACTCGATACCCCTCCCGGGCCATCGCCTCCGTCTCCGCTTCGAGGTCGGCGAGCGAGGCGTCCGTGGTCGTCTCGTCGCACATCGCCACGACGCGCTCGGGCGCGCCCTTGACGAACACCGCCGTTCGGTCGTCCGCCCGGTGGAAGGTGGCCGAGAACCGCTGCTCGGACTCGAAGGGGATTTCCTCGACCTGTGGGTATTCCGCGAGCGCTCCCTCTCTGGTCCGTCCGAGCTTGCGGCCGAGCGCCAGCAGCGCGACGTCGGTCGGATCGCCGCGCCACGTCCACTCGCCGTCGCGCCGAGACAGGGTCCCCTCGTTACAGAGGATCGCCGCCCGCGCGAGGCGAGCCAGGCGGTCGTCGCTCCCCGCGTCGGTCTGCACCCCGTCGCGAAGCACTGCTCCATCGGGATCGTACCCCTCCCCCGTGACGTCGTAGGTCGTCCCGTCCGCCAGGCGGAGCTGCCGGGCGGTCAGCTCGTTGGCCGTGAGCGTCCCCGTCTTGTCGGTGGCGATCATCGTACAGCTCCCGAGCCCCTCGACGGCGACGAGCCGGCGGACGATCACGCCGACGTCGGCCATCCGCCGGCTGGCGACGCCCAGTGCGACGGTCATCCCGACCGGGAGTCCTTCGGGGATCGCCGAGACGGCCAGCGCGACCGCGAAGAGGAACATCTCGACGGCGTCGTACTGGTGGATCACCACCCCGAGGATCGCGGTGATCGCCGCCGCGACGATGACCGCGACGCCGATGGCCCGAGTGAACCGCTCCATCCGCATCACGAGGGGCGGTTGCCCGCCCTCCACCGCCGTCACGTCCTCCGCGAGCTGGCCGACCGTAGTCTCCGCCCCGGTGGCGACTACCACGCCACGGCCGCGACCCCTGGTGACGTTCGTCCCCGCGTGGACCATGTTGCGCCGGTCGCCCAGCGGGACGTCGCCAGACGCCTCCCAGTCCTCGTCTTTCAGCACCGCCTCGGATTCGCCCGTCAGCGGGGACTCGTCGACCTCGAGGTCGTGGGTCGCCGTCAACCGCACGTCCGCCGGCACGCGATAGCCCGACTCGAGGAGTACGACGTCGCCCGGGACGACGTCTTCGGCGGCGATGTCCCGCGCGTCGCCGTCGCGGAGGACGGTGGCACGCGTCTCGATCAGTTCCTGCAACGACCGGCTGCTCTGCTCGGCCTGCCACTCCTGAACGCTCCCGATCAGGGCGTTGATCGCCAGGACCGCCGCGATGAAGGCGGCGTCGGT
This region of Halomicrobium urmianum genomic DNA includes:
- a CDS encoding DUF7557 family protein, whose protein sequence is MSHTIEIDDDLRERLDDHREEGESIEEFIETLVSMYETEGAFLQEGYSE
- a CDS encoding DUF2267 domain-containing protein; its protein translation is MDFDEFTGQVQHRLELANTGEAVRATRATLSTLGRRIPEGNAEDLAASLPMEVKWYMTGAVSEHGQRFDWTEFVERVSEIENVDRPEAAYRSRVVVDLVHSLVPESDFQQLRDQLPESDDDEGWGNLFEIVDAGGWQESDAGQTGSDQPSG
- a CDS encoding cation-translocating P-type ATPase, producing MSDAATTESEWYTESVETACDEYETGAEGLSSEEAERRRDGYGPNRLPRAKPTSLWEIALRQFTDPLIYVLAAAAVVSVAVGEGTDAAFIAAVLAINALIGSVQEWQAEQSSRSLQELIETRATVLRDGDARDIAAEDVVPGDVVLLESGYRVPADVRLTATHDLEVDESPLTGESEAVLKDEDWEASGDVPLGDRRNMVHAGTNVTRGRGRGVVVATGAETTVGQLAEDVTAVEGGQPPLVMRMERFTRAIGVAVIVAAAITAILGVVIHQYDAVEMFLFAVALAVSAIPEGLPVGMTVALGVASRRMADVGVIVRRLVAVEGLGSCTMIATDKTGTLTANELTARQLRLADGTTYDVTGEGYDPDGAVLRDGVQTDAGSDDRLARLARAAILCNEGTLSRRDGEWTWRGDPTDVALLALGRKLGRTREGALAEYPQVEEIPFESEQRFSATFHRADDRTAVFVKGAPERVVAMCDETTTDASLADLEAETEAMAREGYRVLAVAEGTLDGELDPEAPPPEPTGLTFLGFVGLIDPLRSGVRTAIATARRAGITVTMITGDHPETALAIARDLGLAERPDEVVTGVEIADRSTDDVRELLGTTHVFARVSPEQKLDIVKAARDAGHYVAVTGDGVNDAPALRQANVGIAMGQMGTDVARDAAELVISDDNFATIVSGIEQGRIAYDNVRKIVYLLVSTGAAEVVLVLLAIVAGMPLPLTPVQILWLNLVTNGIQDVALAFEPAEDDVLDRPPRSPTERVFDRLMVERTVVAALIMGPLAFGAFAWLLDAGLSATAARNQILLLMVLFEVVNIGNARSETTSLFRLSPLGSPILLAGTITAFLVHVGSMYAAPARAVLETAPVPLGRWAFLTLVALSVAVGIEVHKLWWRRRRSPRRVTEEES